The Salegentibacter mishustinae genome includes a window with the following:
- a CDS encoding murein hydrolase activator EnvC family protein translates to MKIKKFSGLLYCFIFLLLSAGNLSAQTTRESLEKKRVELRNEIRRINELRSSNKQKERSVLSQVEDLDQQIRSTENLIKVTNQQANLLTNQINANTNKISRLREELEQLKQDYARMIEKSYKSKSSQSRIMFLLSSENFLQAYKRLQYMKQYTNYRKQQGDEIKVRTEELQELNADLADQKEAKDALIAENRQTRTQLEKNKKAQQDLMQNIRSKEGEFAAQIRQKQQEINKIDAQIEKMIRESIAKSNEESGSTERNVYELTPAAKALAADFVKNKGRLPWPVRSGVVTSRFGRQPHPVVKSISINNNGVNIDTDSGGKARAVFNGTVSEVQVLKGANKAVMVRHGDYITIYDNLEKVYVKRGDVVSTGQELGAVATSRTSGKTTLHFLIYKNMQKMDPADWILEM, encoded by the coding sequence ATGAAGATTAAGAAGTTTTCTGGATTATTATACTGTTTTATATTCTTACTGCTTTCCGCGGGAAATTTGTCAGCTCAAACAACTCGAGAAAGCCTTGAGAAAAAGCGGGTAGAACTTCGGAATGAGATCCGTAGAATAAATGAGCTAAGAAGCAGTAATAAACAAAAGGAGCGTTCGGTTTTAAGTCAGGTAGAAGACCTGGATCAACAAATAAGAAGTACAGAAAATTTAATAAAAGTAACCAACCAACAGGCCAATCTTCTAACCAATCAAATAAACGCGAATACCAATAAAATTTCCAGGCTTAGGGAAGAACTGGAGCAGCTTAAACAAGATTATGCAAGGATGATCGAGAAATCTTACAAAAGCAAATCTTCGCAGAGTAGGATAATGTTTCTATTGTCTTCCGAGAACTTTTTGCAGGCTTATAAACGGCTGCAGTATATGAAACAGTATACCAATTACCGCAAGCAGCAAGGAGATGAAATTAAAGTGAGAACTGAAGAGCTGCAGGAACTCAATGCCGATTTAGCCGATCAAAAAGAAGCTAAGGATGCGCTTATTGCCGAAAACAGGCAAACCAGAACTCAACTGGAAAAGAACAAAAAAGCGCAGCAGGATTTGATGCAGAATATTAGAAGTAAAGAAGGTGAATTCGCTGCACAGATTAGGCAAAAACAACAGGAGATCAATAAAATTGACGCTCAAATTGAGAAAATGATTCGTGAATCTATTGCGAAATCTAACGAAGAAAGCGGCTCTACCGAAAGAAATGTTTATGAATTAACTCCCGCTGCAAAAGCTCTCGCAGCAGATTTTGTAAAAAATAAAGGCCGTTTGCCCTGGCCGGTGCGTTCTGGCGTGGTTACTTCCCGTTTTGGTAGGCAGCCCCACCCGGTGGTGAAATCTATTAGCATAAATAACAACGGGGTAAATATCGATACCGATTCTGGTGGAAAAGCGCGCGCTGTTTTTAATGGTACTGTGAGTGAAGTTCAGGTGCTAAAAGGAGCTAATAAAGCGGTTATGGTAAGGCACGGAGATTATATTACCATATACGATAACCTTGAAAAAGTTTATGTGAAAAGAGGAGATGTAGTAAGTACAGGGCAGGAGCTTGGTGCTGTGGCGACCAGCCGCACCTCAGGAAAAACTACTTTGCACTTTTTGATCTATAAGAATATGCAAAAGATGGATCCGGCAGATTGGATTCTGGAAATGTAG
- a CDS encoding sugar phosphate nucleotidyltransferase, with amino-acid sequence MKIIVPMAGRGSRLRPHTLTVPKPLIPVAGKPIVHRLVEDIAKVLDQPIDEIAFILGDPAFFGDDIVESLEGLAKSLNAKASIYRQDQPLGTGHAIMSAKESLSGPAVVAYADTLIKADFKLDKEADAVIWTKKVANPEAFGVVNLNEKNEIIELVEKPKEFVSDQAVIGIYYFKDIAVLKEKLEEVLDENLMHGGEYQINDGIKKMMAEDRIFKTGTVDEWMDCGNKNVTVETNGRMLNFLHQDGEKLISDSVKITNSEITEPCYIGENVELVNAKIGPNVSVGDGTKITDAEVKNSLIQTFAEVRNAKLDNAMIGNFAKFDGNFTQISIGDYSTLE; translated from the coding sequence ATGAAGATTATAGTTCCCATGGCGGGTCGTGGTTCACGACTTCGTCCTCATACGTTAACAGTGCCAAAACCTTTAATTCCCGTAGCTGGAAAGCCAATCGTGCATCGTTTGGTAGAAGATATTGCAAAGGTTCTTGACCAACCAATAGACGAGATCGCTTTTATTTTGGGCGATCCTGCTTTCTTTGGAGACGATATCGTAGAAAGTTTAGAAGGCCTGGCAAAAAGCTTAAATGCAAAAGCCTCTATTTACCGCCAGGATCAACCTTTAGGGACCGGTCACGCTATTATGAGTGCGAAGGAATCCCTTTCTGGCCCGGCAGTTGTAGCTTATGCTGACACCTTGATAAAAGCTGATTTTAAACTTGACAAGGAGGCCGATGCGGTGATTTGGACTAAAAAAGTAGCGAATCCCGAAGCTTTTGGGGTGGTAAACCTTAACGAAAAGAACGAGATTATAGAATTGGTTGAAAAGCCAAAAGAATTTGTAAGTGACCAGGCCGTAATTGGTATTTACTATTTTAAAGATATTGCAGTTTTAAAAGAGAAGCTGGAAGAAGTGCTTGATGAAAACCTGATGCATGGTGGCGAATACCAGATTAATGATGGTATTAAGAAAATGATGGCTGAAGACAGGATCTTTAAAACCGGAACCGTAGACGAATGGATGGATTGCGGAAACAAAAATGTAACCGTAGAAACCAATGGCAGAATGCTGAATTTTCTGCACCAGGATGGTGAAAAATTGATTTCAGATTCTGTGAAGATCACTAATTCTGAAATTACCGAACCTTGTTATATTGGTGAAAATGTAGAGCTGGTAAATGCTAAAATAGGACCTAATGTTTCAGTAGGCGATGGGACTAAAATTACTGATGCTGAAGTGAAGAATAGCTTAATTCAAACTTTTGCTGAAGTGAGAAATGCAAAACTGGATAACGCGATGATAGGGAATTTTGCGAAATTTGACGGGAACTTTACCCAAATTAGTATTGGTGATTATTCAACTTTAGAATAA
- a CDS encoding F0F1 ATP synthase subunit B has product MDLITPEVGLIFWQTIVFLVLMLILAKFAWKPILGAVRTREESINEALASAEDARKEMQNLKADNEKLLQEARAERDEILKEARQLKEKMISEAEGDAQKKAGNIVAKAKESIEMEKRAAMADIKNQVATLSIEIAEKVIGKELSTEEKQHQMIDKMLNDATLN; this is encoded by the coding sequence ATGGATTTAATTACTCCGGAAGTTGGTCTGATTTTTTGGCAAACCATCGTATTTTTAGTGCTGATGCTTATTCTTGCCAAATTCGCCTGGAAGCCAATTCTTGGTGCGGTAAGAACTCGTGAAGAGTCTATTAATGAAGCTCTTGCTTCTGCTGAAGATGCACGTAAAGAGATGCAAAATCTAAAGGCAGATAACGAAAAGTTGTTACAGGAAGCTCGTGCTGAAAGGGATGAGATCCTTAAAGAAGCACGTCAGTTAAAAGAAAAGATGATTTCTGAAGCTGAAGGTGATGCGCAGAAAAAGGCCGGTAATATCGTAGCTAAGGCTAAAGAAAGCATTGAAATGGAGAAGCGTGCAGCTATGGCCGATATTAAAAATCAGGTAGCTACACTTTCTATAGAAATTGCTGAAAAAGTAATTGGAAAAGAATTGTCTACCGAGGAGAAGCAACATCAGATGATTGATAAGATGTTGAACGATGCTACCTTAAACTAA
- the atpA gene encoding F0F1 ATP synthase subunit alpha: MAEVNPAEVSAILKKQLSGFESGASLDEVGTVLTVGDGIANVYGLANAQYGELVQFESGLEGMVLNLEEDNVGIVLLGPSKDVREGSVVKRTERIASINVGEGIVGRVVDTLGNPIDGKGDIEGETFQMPLERKAPGVIYRQPVSEPMQTGIKSIDAMVPVGRGQRELVIGDRQTGKTTVCIDTILNQKEFYDAGEPVHCIYVAIGQKASTVAGIAKVLEDKGAMEYTTIVAANASDPAPMQVYAPFAGAAIGEYFRDTGRPALIIYDDLSKQAVAYREVSLLLRRPPGREAYPGDVFFLHSRLLERAAKVIDDNDIAQNMNDLPDSLKGKIKGGGSLTALPIIETQAGDVSAYIPTNVISITDGQIFLTSDLFNSGVRPAIDVGISVSRVGGSAQIKSMKKVAGTLKLDQAQYRELEAFAKFGSDLDPTTLRVIQKGKRNVEILKQAENDPYPVEDQIAIIYAGSKNLLKDVPVEKVKEFEKDYLEYLNAKHRDMLDTLKAGKLTDEVTDTLVSVAKELSAKYKK; the protein is encoded by the coding sequence ATGGCAGAAGTAAATCCTGCTGAAGTATCAGCAATATTAAAGAAACAATTATCAGGTTTTGAAAGTGGAGCCTCTTTAGACGAGGTGGGAACTGTACTTACTGTTGGTGATGGTATCGCTAACGTTTACGGTTTGGCAAACGCACAATACGGGGAATTGGTTCAGTTTGAAAGCGGCCTTGAAGGAATGGTTTTAAACCTTGAGGAAGACAATGTAGGTATCGTATTATTAGGACCTTCTAAAGATGTTAGAGAAGGATCTGTAGTAAAAAGAACCGAAAGAATTGCTTCTATCAACGTAGGTGAAGGAATTGTTGGTCGTGTAGTAGATACTTTAGGAAATCCTATAGATGGTAAAGGTGATATTGAAGGGGAAACTTTTCAGATGCCATTAGAGCGTAAGGCGCCTGGTGTAATTTACCGTCAGCCGGTAAGTGAACCAATGCAAACAGGAATCAAATCTATTGATGCGATGGTACCTGTAGGTAGAGGGCAGCGTGAGCTTGTGATTGGTGACCGTCAGACCGGTAAAACTACCGTTTGTATTGACACCATTCTTAACCAAAAAGAATTTTACGATGCAGGGGAACCTGTACACTGTATATATGTTGCAATTGGGCAAAAAGCTTCAACTGTAGCAGGTATTGCAAAAGTACTTGAAGATAAAGGTGCAATGGAATATACTACCATTGTAGCTGCAAACGCTTCAGATCCTGCTCCTATGCAGGTTTATGCCCCTTTTGCAGGTGCTGCTATTGGTGAGTACTTTAGAGATACTGGTCGTCCTGCTTTGATTATCTATGATGACCTTTCTAAACAAGCCGTTGCATACCGTGAGGTATCTTTGCTTTTACGTCGCCCACCGGGACGTGAAGCTTACCCTGGAGATGTTTTCTTCTTGCACTCAAGATTATTAGAGCGTGCTGCAAAAGTTATTGATGATAACGATATTGCACAGAATATGAACGATCTTCCTGATTCTCTTAAAGGAAAAATCAAAGGAGGAGGTTCTTTAACCGCACTTCCAATTATTGAAACACAGGCAGGAGACGTTTCAGCATATATCCCAACCAACGTAATTTCGATTACCGATGGTCAGATTTTCTTAACTTCAGATTTATTTAACTCTGGGGTTCGTCCTGCAATTGATGTTGGTATTTCTGTATCTCGTGTAGGTGGTTCGGCGCAAATTAAGTCGATGAAGAAAGTTGCCGGTACTTTAAAATTAGACCAGGCACAATATCGTGAACTTGAAGCCTTTGCTAAGTTCGGTTCAGATCTTGATCCTACTACTTTAAGAGTTATTCAAAAGGGTAAGCGTAACGTGGAAATCCTTAAGCAGGCTGAAAATGATCCTTACCCGGTAGAAGACCAGATCGCAATTATTTATGCAGGTTCTAAGAACTTGCTAAAAGATGTGCCGGTAGAGAAAGTGAAGGAATTTGAAAAAGACTACCTGGAATATCTTAACGCTAAGCATAGAGATATGCTAGATACGCTAAAAGCCGGTAAATTAACCGACGAGGTTACAGATACCTTGGTTTCAGTTGCGAAAGAGCTTTCAGCTAAGTATAAAAAATAG
- a CDS encoding oligosaccharide flippase family protein, with translation MGTFKKLFQQTFVYGLATVLPRMLNVIMVPLYTHVLPKEEYGEVSIIFAYFVFFNVILAYGMETAFFRFYNKMKNSKEVLSTSGWSIVATSILFFTAAFLAQDFIAEMANIPVKYIQLVIWILLLDALVIIPFTWLRAAEKPMRFAIIKIINVCINLGLNIFFLLFLKDLAVEDSVFQSIYIPDFEISYIFISNLVASAATLLMMLPFYFKIDFSFNTKLWKSMLSYAFPVLIAGLAFSVNEVFDRIMLDYLLPQDIARAEIGAYAACYKLALFMTLFATAFRLGIEPFFFSHAENKNAPETYAVITKYFVVFGSFILVAVIVFIDILKELLIQNSTYWDAMHIVPLILLANLFLGIYHNLSVWYKITDRTRFGGYISVVGALFTLTLNIILIPYISYTGSAIATLVAYGVMMLLSYFYGRKYYPIPYNLKKIGGYLVLSVLFSVFSFYVFRGNYFVGISLLIVFLGTVYVSERKQLIKILQS, from the coding sequence TTGGGTACCTTTAAAAAACTATTTCAGCAAACTTTTGTTTACGGCCTCGCCACAGTGTTGCCGCGTATGCTGAATGTGATTATGGTGCCGCTATATACTCATGTTCTACCGAAAGAAGAATATGGCGAAGTTTCTATAATCTTCGCCTATTTTGTATTTTTCAATGTGATCCTTGCTTATGGGATGGAAACCGCTTTTTTTAGGTTTTACAATAAAATGAAGAATAGTAAGGAAGTGCTAAGTACTTCCGGTTGGTCAATTGTAGCAACGTCTATACTGTTTTTTACAGCAGCTTTTTTAGCACAGGATTTTATTGCTGAAATGGCAAATATACCGGTGAAATATATTCAACTGGTGATCTGGATTCTATTATTGGACGCCCTCGTGATCATCCCGTTTACCTGGCTTCGAGCAGCTGAAAAACCTATGCGGTTTGCAATAATTAAAATTATAAATGTTTGCATCAACCTAGGCCTCAATATTTTCTTTTTACTGTTTTTAAAAGATTTGGCAGTAGAGGATTCAGTTTTTCAAAGTATTTATATTCCAGATTTTGAGATCAGCTATATCTTTATTTCCAACCTGGTGGCCAGCGCTGCTACGCTGTTAATGATGCTTCCTTTCTATTTTAAAATAGATTTCAGCTTTAATACCAAATTATGGAAATCTATGTTGTCTTATGCTTTTCCGGTATTAATCGCAGGACTTGCTTTTTCGGTAAACGAAGTTTTTGATAGGATAATGTTAGATTATTTGCTTCCGCAGGATATAGCCCGGGCCGAGATTGGTGCTTATGCAGCTTGTTATAAGTTAGCCTTATTCATGACTCTTTTTGCCACGGCATTTAGATTGGGAATAGAACCTTTTTTCTTTAGCCACGCTGAAAATAAAAATGCCCCGGAAACCTATGCAGTAATCACTAAATACTTTGTAGTTTTTGGAAGTTTTATACTTGTGGCCGTGATCGTTTTTATAGATATCTTAAAAGAACTTTTAATTCAAAATAGTACGTATTGGGATGCAATGCATATTGTACCGCTTATTCTACTTGCAAACCTGTTCCTCGGGATATATCACAATCTCTCCGTTTGGTATAAGATTACAGATCGTACCCGTTTTGGCGGCTATATTTCTGTAGTGGGAGCTTTATTTACCCTGACGCTCAATATTATCTTAATTCCGTATATAAGCTACACCGGTTCTGCCATTGCAACTTTGGTAGCTTACGGGGTGATGATGCTGCTTTCATATTTCTACGGAAGAAAATATTATCCCATTCCATATAACCTTAAAAAAATAGGCGGCTATTTAGTACTTTCCGTCTTATTTTCGGTATTTTCCTTTTACGTTTTTCGCGGAAATTATTTCGTTGGAATTAGCTTATTAATAGTCTTTCTCGGAACCGTATATGTTTCGGAAAGAAAACAACTTATTAAAATATTACAATCTTAA
- a CDS encoding tetratricopeptide repeat protein: MKKYFFIIAMLSGALFSFQGSFAQEKEVVLEDVNQDDLGNVTDEFQEQFFEALKQKGIENYEKAILALEECQRLEPNNPVVYFEMARNYSELENYDRAIANLEKAHQLAPKREDVLDQLYKTYTRAKQYDNAIETLLKLLSFDEDYKEKLANIYLLNRQFDEALQTIDELDEHEGPSTYRNKLRRQIYARTGDTAAQIENLEQGIANNPENEKNYLNLIYIYSDMGDDEQAYNTALQLLEANPGSTLVHLALYKFHLEREEPEEAVNSMKIVFESEEIDAESKFKVLNDFLIFVDNNPEYEEDLMQVSKMLSERENAPKLYSQLGQYYMKRGELEDALNFFKAGLAENTDDFQLVKNTIFLQLELEKYKEARDLSKEMLEVFPAQPVLFLLQGIALNQLKEYREAIEILTFGLDYLIDNPRMEIDFYTQLKMAYKELGEEEKSAEFSRKVEALIKEIE; encoded by the coding sequence ATGAAAAAGTACTTCTTCATTATTGCTATGCTTTCAGGAGCCTTGTTTTCATTTCAGGGAAGTTTTGCCCAGGAAAAGGAAGTGGTGCTTGAAGATGTAAATCAGGATGACCTTGGGAATGTAACCGACGAATTTCAGGAGCAATTCTTTGAGGCCTTAAAACAAAAGGGTATTGAGAATTACGAAAAAGCCATACTTGCATTAGAAGAATGCCAAAGACTGGAACCAAATAATCCGGTGGTATATTTTGAAATGGCCAGAAATTACAGTGAGTTAGAGAATTATGACAGGGCGATTGCAAATCTTGAAAAGGCTCACCAATTAGCGCCTAAAAGGGAAGATGTTCTAGATCAACTTTATAAGACCTATACAAGGGCAAAGCAATATGATAATGCTATCGAAACCTTATTGAAATTACTGAGTTTTGATGAAGACTATAAAGAAAAGCTTGCCAATATTTACCTGTTAAACCGGCAATTTGATGAGGCGCTCCAAACTATAGATGAACTGGACGAGCATGAAGGGCCCAGTACTTACCGAAATAAATTACGAAGGCAAATCTACGCCCGCACCGGCGACACCGCCGCACAAATAGAGAACCTGGAACAGGGAATCGCTAATAATCCTGAAAACGAAAAGAATTATCTCAATCTCATTTATATCTATAGCGATATGGGAGATGACGAACAGGCTTATAATACCGCTTTACAATTGCTGGAAGCTAATCCCGGATCTACCTTAGTGCACCTGGCACTGTATAAATTTCACCTTGAAAGAGAAGAACCGGAAGAGGCTGTTAATTCAATGAAAATTGTTTTTGAAAGCGAAGAAATTGATGCCGAATCAAAATTTAAAGTGCTTAATGATTTTCTGATTTTTGTAGATAACAATCCCGAATATGAAGAAGATCTAATGCAGGTAAGCAAAATGCTTAGCGAACGTGAAAATGCTCCAAAACTCTACAGCCAATTAGGTCAGTATTATATGAAACGTGGGGAACTGGAAGATGCGTTAAATTTCTTTAAGGCCGGGCTGGCGGAAAATACTGATGATTTTCAGTTGGTAAAAAATACTATTTTTCTTCAATTAGAGTTAGAAAAGTATAAAGAGGCCCGGGATTTGAGTAAGGAAATGCTAGAGGTATTTCCGGCGCAGCCTGTTTTGTTTTTGTTACAGGGCATTGCACTAAACCAATTGAAGGAGTATCGTGAAGCTATAGAAATACTTACATTTGGTCTGGATTACTTGATTGATAACCCAAGGATGGAAATTGATTTTTACACACAATTAAAAATGGCCTACAAAGAACTTGGAGAAGAAGAAAAATCGGCTGAATTTTCGCGTAAGGTCGAAGCTTTAATAAAAGAAATAGAATAG
- the atpG gene encoding ATP synthase F1 subunit gamma has translation MANLKELRSRITSVSSTMQITSAMKMVSAAKLSRAQDAITQMRPYSEKLTQLLQDLSATLDDDTSSKYAEEREVKNVLMVAISSNKGLAGAFNTNIVKAVKYKAKNDYDSKKIDLYTLGKKANDVLKKDYEVYKNNNAIYDDLSFENVSEIAEELMQLFLDEKYDKIVLVYNQFKNAATQIVQHEQFLPIEQFETEEEKQLDYLFEPSKIEIVKELIPKSLKMQLFKALRDSFASEHGARMTAMHKATDNAKELRDDLKLSYNKARQASITNEILEIVGGAEALNG, from the coding sequence ATGGCAAACTTAAAAGAATTACGTAGCAGGATTACTTCGGTATCATCAACGATGCAGATTACCAGCGCCATGAAAATGGTGTCGGCAGCAAAGTTGAGCAGGGCTCAGGATGCGATCACGCAAATGAGACCTTATTCTGAAAAATTAACCCAGCTGTTACAGGATTTAAGTGCAACCCTTGATGATGATACCAGTAGCAAATACGCCGAAGAACGCGAAGTGAAAAACGTGTTGATGGTGGCTATATCTTCTAATAAGGGCTTGGCGGGTGCTTTTAATACCAATATTGTAAAGGCCGTTAAGTATAAAGCTAAGAACGATTACGATTCTAAAAAGATAGATCTTTACACACTTGGTAAAAAAGCCAATGATGTTCTTAAAAAGGACTACGAGGTTTATAAGAATAACAATGCAATTTACGACGACCTTTCTTTTGAAAACGTATCAGAAATTGCAGAAGAATTAATGCAGCTGTTTTTAGACGAAAAGTACGACAAGATCGTATTGGTGTACAACCAGTTTAAGAATGCAGCTACACAAATTGTACAGCACGAACAATTCTTGCCTATAGAACAATTTGAAACGGAAGAAGAAAAGCAACTCGATTACCTTTTTGAACCTTCAAAGATCGAGATTGTAAAAGAGCTTATTCCTAAATCTCTAAAAATGCAATTGTTTAAAGCATTAAGAGATTCTTTCGCTTCAGAGCACGGTGCCCGTATGACGGCGATGCACAAAGCAACCGATAACGCAAAAGAACTTCGTGACGATCTTAAGTTGTCTTACAACAAAGCCAGACAGGCTTCTATTACCAACGAAATTCTTGAAATCGTTGGTGGTGCCGAGGCATTGAATGGATAA
- the atpE gene encoding ATP synthase F0 subunit C — protein sequence MEYLHIGLAALGAGLAVVGAAIGVGKIGGSAMDAIARQPEASGKIQTAMIIAAALVEGVALFGVVAALLGVLTTPA from the coding sequence ATGGAGTATTTACACATTGGACTTGCAGCTTTAGGAGCTGGATTAGCAGTTGTTGGAGCCGCTATTGGCGTTGGTAAAATTGGTGGTTCAGCAATGGACGCTATTGCCCGTCAACCGGAAGCTTCTGGAAAAATCCAGACTGCAATGATTATTGCTGCTGCACTTGTAGAGGGTGTTGCCCTTTTTGGAGTTGTAGCTGCGTTGCTAGGGGTGCTTACTACACCGGCTTAG
- the atpH gene encoding ATP synthase F1 subunit delta, with protein MKGTRAAQRYAKAILDLAKEKNTADIVFTDMQQISQTIAKSEDLSDMLKSPVVNSTVKKASLKEIFKDAGEITQGAFDVLVENGRINILDLVAKNYIVRYNTMNRSQEAVVTSAVPLTAELEEKILAKVKELTGTGAKIKNVVNKDIIGGFVLRVGDLQYDASVSRNLNRLKRELKTNSYISSI; from the coding sequence ATGAAAGGAACCAGGGCAGCACAACGTTACGCCAAAGCAATTTTAGACTTGGCAAAAGAGAAAAACACTGCAGATATCGTTTTTACTGATATGCAACAGATTTCTCAAACTATCGCAAAAAGTGAAGATCTTTCGGATATGCTTAAAAGTCCGGTTGTAAATTCAACGGTTAAAAAAGCCAGTTTAAAAGAGATTTTTAAAGATGCTGGAGAAATTACCCAGGGAGCTTTTGATGTGCTCGTTGAAAACGGAAGAATTAATATTCTTGATTTAGTAGCGAAAAATTATATTGTTCGTTACAATACAATGAATCGTTCTCAGGAAGCTGTAGTAACTTCAGCAGTTCCTTTAACTGCAGAGCTTGAAGAAAAGATTTTAGCTAAGGTTAAGGAATTAACTGGGACCGGTGCGAAGATTAAAAATGTTGTCAATAAAGATATTATAGGAGGTTTTGTTTTAAGAGTTGGAGATCTGCAATATGATGCCAGCGTATCCCGAAACCTTAATAGGCTAAAAAGGGAGTTGAAGACAAACTCATATATTTCATCTATATAA
- a CDS encoding DUF4292 domain-containing protein, producing the protein MYRKILGVVLLSLFIVSCGSRKGVKGIATKNAEAANIIESHYNSETSFTTLTGKLKTVYQNEDRTQSVNLSFRMEKDKAIWMSASVLGFPVAKAYITPSRVSYYEKVSQTYFDGDFRLLSDLLGTPLDFQKLQNLLIGQAIYDLREEEFEFSQTAKGFQFMPSNGGLIRKMFLLNPKNFKTSAQQLAQTEENKSVTVTYSDYQEVEGKIFPEEISIIANEAGSSTKIELTYRSLEFDRGDLSFPFDIPSGYEEISL; encoded by the coding sequence ATGTATAGAAAGATTTTAGGAGTAGTGTTATTAAGCCTTTTTATCGTTTCCTGTGGAAGCCGGAAGGGAGTAAAAGGAATTGCTACTAAAAATGCTGAAGCCGCAAACATTATAGAAAGTCACTATAATTCTGAAACCAGCTTTACCACACTTACCGGTAAGTTAAAAACGGTTTATCAAAACGAAGACCGTACGCAATCGGTTAATTTGAGTTTTAGAATGGAGAAGGATAAAGCGATTTGGATGAGCGCTTCGGTACTGGGATTTCCAGTTGCCAAAGCCTACATCACGCCTTCTCGGGTAAGTTATTACGAAAAGGTAAGTCAAACTTATTTTGACGGAGATTTTCGACTGCTAAGTGATCTTTTAGGCACTCCATTAGATTTCCAGAAACTTCAGAATTTACTCATAGGTCAGGCAATTTATGATCTTAGGGAAGAGGAGTTTGAATTTTCCCAAACCGCAAAAGGCTTTCAATTTATGCCTTCAAATGGTGGATTAATAAGAAAAATGTTCCTTTTGAATCCTAAAAACTTCAAAACCTCTGCCCAGCAGCTGGCACAAACAGAAGAAAATAAAAGTGTGACCGTAACTTATTCTGATTACCAGGAAGTGGAAGGAAAGATTTTTCCGGAAGAAATAAGTATTATTGCCAATGAGGCCGGAAGCAGCACGAAAATTGAACTTACCTATCGTTCACTGGAATTTGACAGGGGAGATCTCAGCTTCCCATTTGATATCCCATCAGGTTATGAAGAAATTAGTTTATAA
- the dut gene encoding dUTP diphosphatase has protein sequence MQVKIINKSAHKLPHYETEASAGMDLRANISEAVTLKPLERTIVKTGLFIELPVGYEAQVRPRSGLAAKKGITVLNAPGTIDADYRGEIGVILVNLSNEEFTIENGKRVAQMVIAKHEHISWEEVDTLEETTRGAGGFGSTGNK, from the coding sequence ATGCAAGTAAAGATCATCAATAAATCGGCACACAAACTGCCGCATTACGAAACTGAAGCTTCAGCAGGAATGGACCTTAGAGCCAATATTTCTGAAGCTGTTACGTTAAAACCATTAGAGAGAACTATCGTTAAAACCGGACTTTTTATTGAGCTTCCGGTAGGTTACGAAGCTCAGGTGAGACCAAGAAGTGGCCTGGCCGCCAAAAAAGGAATCACCGTGTTAAACGCACCCGGCACCATAGATGCCGATTACCGTGGAGAAATAGGGGTGATTTTGGTGAACTTATCTAATGAAGAATTCACTATAGAAAATGGCAAACGTGTTGCTCAAATGGTGATTGCTAAACACGAACATATTTCCTGGGAAGAAGTCGATACGCTAGAAGAAACCACTCGTGGTGCAGGTGGCTTCGGAAGCACAGGAAACAAATAA